Proteins encoded within one genomic window of Thermococcus celer Vu 13 = JCM 8558:
- a CDS encoding metal-dependent hydrolase has product MRGFTHYISGLAAATFFPALVADLRMGILIPVVAAASAYLPDFLDFKFGKFFCRRDYEIDPAPWDEKKHYAPKLVKVSELSEENRYQFFAVQGRVSEIVERGEETLVFKVTDDKGNVKTVEKPYKSIIFRLKDDTGTVTVEAFGEDYEFFEEEFGEIEVGKEMLVFGYVDVDEDGVRMVVSDAPHPQGIADTIARAIEEAYEKGETIIKIHNVRLPGDVYRRFLVHLDPPKREVRVEMGPIVTPGGVSIGGEVPEYRRVGIAKVNVPFIKTYPKPTRIDSFSGPEIAFRKAEFRGKTVVKDRFLPWHHGFSHSLTAGFLAGVIIYALFALLGYNHSLELGLASMIGYWLHVFEDQLGFMGSNLLPPITKDVVPGFKLGESGSGLNNFSTAWLMIALMIWNFNRFTNPRPIPIADWKLLLLLIWPSIIGYAVAIIKSFKIRREVARLMDYYTNLDAFEELEEVGGI; this is encoded by the coding sequence ATGAGGGGATTCACTCACTACATATCTGGACTCGCGGCGGCCACCTTCTTCCCGGCCCTCGTGGCCGACCTGAGGATGGGTATCCTCATCCCTGTCGTGGCGGCGGCCTCGGCCTACCTGCCCGACTTCCTCGACTTCAAGTTCGGCAAGTTCTTCTGCAGGAGGGACTACGAGATAGACCCTGCCCCCTGGGACGAGAAGAAGCACTACGCGCCGAAGCTCGTCAAGGTCTCGGAGCTGAGCGAGGAGAACCGCTACCAGTTCTTCGCTGTCCAGGGAAGGGTGAGCGAGATAGTCGAGAGGGGCGAGGAGACGCTCGTCTTCAAGGTGACGGACGATAAGGGAAACGTCAAAACCGTCGAGAAGCCATACAAGAGCATAATCTTCAGGCTCAAGGACGATACGGGAACCGTAACCGTGGAGGCCTTCGGGGAGGACTACGAGTTCTTCGAGGAGGAGTTCGGCGAGATCGAAGTTGGGAAGGAGATGCTCGTCTTCGGCTACGTTGACGTCGATGAGGACGGGGTGAGGATGGTCGTCTCCGACGCCCCCCACCCGCAGGGGATAGCCGATACCATCGCCAGGGCGATAGAGGAGGCTTACGAGAAGGGCGAGACCATAATCAAGATACACAACGTCCGCCTGCCGGGGGACGTTTACAGGAGGTTCCTCGTGCACCTCGACCCGCCGAAGAGGGAGGTCCGCGTCGAGATGGGCCCGATTGTAACGCCCGGCGGAGTCTCCATCGGCGGCGAGGTTCCGGAGTACAGGCGCGTCGGGATAGCGAAGGTGAACGTGCCCTTCATCAAGACGTATCCCAAGCCCACGCGCATCGATTCGTTCTCCGGCCCCGAGATAGCCTTCAGAAAGGCGGAGTTCAGGGGTAAAACGGTAGTGAAGGACCGCTTCCTGCCCTGGCACCACGGCTTCAGTCACTCCCTCACCGCGGGCTTCCTGGCGGGCGTCATAATCTACGCCCTCTTCGCGCTCCTCGGTTACAACCACTCCCTCGAGCTCGGGCTCGCGTCCATGATAGGCTACTGGCTCCACGTCTTCGAGGACCAGCTCGGCTTCATGGGCAGTAACCTGCTCCCGCCGATAACCAAGGACGTCGTTCCGGGTTTCAAGCTCGGGGAGAGCGGAAGCGGTCTCAACAACTTCTCCACGGCCTGGCTCATGATAGCCCTCATGATATGGAACTTCAACCGCTTCACGAACCCGAGGCCGATTCCCATAGCGGACTGGAAGCTGCTGCTCCTCCTGATCTGGCCGTCGATAATAGGCTACGCGGTGGCGATAATCAAGAGCTTCAAGATCAGGAGGGAAGTGGCCCGGCTCATGGACTACTACACCAACCTCGACGCCTTCGAGGAGCTGGAGGAGGTCGGCGGCATCTGA
- a CDS encoding tripartite tricarboxylate transporter permease has product MLPLSNILLWSLAGVLFGSLISWIPGFHIFNIMALLVAVFGVGELMPLQAFPFFAIGAIVAYAYVSAISSVYFSVADESAVFLLFPTQRYLLLGRGHEAVLLYLIGAVSGTLILVLSALLIFPKVLPPIYQATSPYITYFLTAIVLFMFMSEWPKEGDRGKTPLQRLWMAWKQILAGMFVFFISGVLGFLVMNTNLLPTTSAYTRLTPMFIGFFGMSWVLLNILSNPPMLEQVPDDRVESSPYNIAKASFGGALGGTIAAVYPIITGGMGALVAGHMTSQRGDDAFIISQGVNRVIYYVGAFTLLFLPNLRLTRGAAAWLVSSMYTPKSYSEYLAAVGVILLSAGISFLFTYYISKFLARSFNVVHIRKLSYVVALVLIIISYVLTGPMGVAVLFVSTAIGMLAAAFNTRRSYCLGGLILPVLISMTGHTGAFMHLLGLG; this is encoded by the coding sequence ATGCTCCCCCTCTCCAACATTTTGCTCTGGTCGCTGGCCGGCGTGCTGTTCGGCTCGCTCATCTCGTGGATCCCGGGATTCCACATCTTCAACATAATGGCCCTGCTTGTGGCCGTCTTCGGGGTCGGCGAGCTCATGCCCCTTCAGGCCTTCCCCTTCTTCGCCATAGGAGCCATAGTGGCCTACGCCTACGTCAGCGCGATATCGAGCGTCTACTTCAGCGTCGCCGACGAGAGCGCGGTCTTTCTCCTCTTCCCAACTCAGAGGTACCTCCTCCTCGGCAGGGGGCACGAGGCTGTGTTGTTATACCTCATCGGCGCGGTCTCGGGAACGCTGATACTCGTACTAAGCGCCCTCCTCATCTTCCCGAAGGTGCTCCCGCCGATATACCAGGCCACCAGCCCCTACATCACCTACTTCCTCACGGCCATAGTGCTCTTCATGTTCATGAGCGAGTGGCCCAAGGAGGGCGACAGGGGGAAGACCCCCCTCCAGAGGCTCTGGATGGCCTGGAAGCAGATACTGGCCGGGATGTTCGTCTTCTTCATCTCGGGGGTCCTCGGCTTCCTCGTGATGAACACCAACCTCCTGCCGACCACGAGCGCCTACACGAGGCTCACGCCGATGTTCATAGGATTCTTCGGGATGTCGTGGGTTCTGCTCAACATACTCTCCAACCCGCCCATGCTGGAGCAGGTGCCCGACGATAGGGTCGAGAGCAGTCCCTACAACATCGCCAAGGCCAGCTTCGGCGGCGCCCTCGGAGGGACGATAGCCGCGGTATACCCGATAATCACGGGCGGTATGGGGGCCCTCGTCGCGGGCCACATGACGAGCCAGCGCGGCGACGACGCCTTCATCATCAGCCAGGGTGTCAACAGGGTCATCTACTACGTCGGCGCCTTCACGCTCCTCTTCCTGCCCAACCTCAGGCTCACGAGGGGGGCGGCGGCCTGGCTCGTCAGCTCTATGTACACGCCGAAGAGCTACTCCGAGTACCTCGCGGCCGTCGGCGTTATACTGCTCAGCGCGGGGATAAGCTTCCTCTTCACCTACTACATCTCCAAATTCCTCGCCAGGAGCTTCAACGTCGTCCACATCAGGAAGCTCTCCTACGTCGTGGCTCTGGTGCTGATAATAATCTCCTACGTCCTGACGGGCCCAATGGGCGTGGCGGTACTCTTCGTCTCGACGGCGATAGGCATGCTGGCGGCGGCCTTCAACACGAGGAGGAGCTACTGCCTCGGCGGCCTCATACTGCCGGTGCTCATTAGCATGACGGGGCACACGGGGGCTTTCATGCACCTGCTCGGTCTGGGGTGA
- a CDS encoding class I SAM-dependent methyltransferase, giving the protein MEELYFLTAREARRLLLAKGEVRLNLDLRKTNRSWPIKVDGDEFVFPDGTRVSREIIERIAGDGESVYFVRNGVYKAAIAGEHFYKLVPTIPPTIEINGIRMHRTKEVNPLQDTRNKVNAVKPEEGETVLDTCMGLGYTAIEASKRGAYVITVEKDKNVIELARINPWSRELFTGGKVQVIQGDVFEVVRRFRDGSFDVVIHDPPRFSLAGQLYSGEFYRELYRVLRPGGRLFHYVGNPGKKYRKKDLQRGVMERLREVGFVGVRRVPEALGVVARKPGEKRSEKE; this is encoded by the coding sequence ATGGAGGAGCTCTACTTTCTGACGGCGAGGGAAGCGAGAAGGTTACTCCTTGCGAAGGGTGAGGTAAGGTTGAACCTCGACTTGAGGAAAACGAACCGTTCGTGGCCCATAAAGGTGGACGGAGATGAGTTCGTTTTTCCGGACGGAACGCGCGTTTCGAGGGAGATCATTGAGAGGATAGCGGGGGACGGGGAGAGCGTTTACTTCGTCAGGAACGGCGTTTACAAGGCGGCCATAGCTGGAGAGCATTTCTACAAGCTCGTCCCGACGATTCCGCCGACGATAGAGATAAACGGCATCAGGATGCACCGCACGAAGGAGGTGAACCCCCTCCAGGACACGAGGAACAAGGTGAACGCGGTCAAACCGGAGGAGGGTGAGACCGTCCTTGACACCTGCATGGGGCTCGGTTACACGGCGATAGAAGCGTCAAAGAGAGGTGCTTACGTCATAACCGTGGAGAAGGATAAAAACGTGATAGAGCTCGCCCGGATAAACCCGTGGAGCAGGGAGCTCTTCACGGGCGGAAAGGTTCAGGTGATCCAGGGGGATGTCTTCGAGGTCGTGAGGAGGTTCAGGGACGGGAGTTTCGACGTGGTGATCCACGATCCGCCGCGCTTCTCCCTGGCGGGCCAGCTCTACTCCGGCGAGTTCTACCGCGAGCTCTACCGCGTCCTGAGGCCCGGCGGGAGGCTCTTCCACTACGTTGGGAACCCGGGGAAGAAATACAGGAAGAAGGACCTCCAGAGGGGCGTAATGGAGCGCTTGAGGGAGGTCGGCTTCGTCGGGGTTAGACGCGTTCCGGAAGCCCTCGGGGTCGTGGCGAGGAAGCCGGGGGAGAAAAGGTCTGAGAAAGAATAA